In Candidatus Saccharibacteria bacterium oral taxon 488, a single window of DNA contains:
- a CDS encoding ATP-dependent Clp protease ATP-binding subunit — MPEDFSELESRLTDTARASLERAGLLAHNSGSPYVGTEHVLLGVLAQNSSLGAKILAENGVTLDRAELALGLTAQSFVVVVVHKGMNAEVLETIRTAWQLATEFGQERIGTEHIVYSMLLQHKARATKLLSDMNVDLEELRGTLEDVFDRQQLEAMQDESKEGTAPHTRRSADLKLLDQYGVDMTERARSGLLDPVVGREAETERLITVLGRRGKNNPALIGEPGVGKTAVVEGLAQRIAAGTVPEFLVGKRLIQLDLTAMVAGTKFRGQFEERLQKVVAAARNHQEIMLFIDELHLLVGAGSAEGSMDAANVLKPALARGEVRVIGATTFDEYRKHIEKDAALSRRFQAVTVAEPDEQAAVAMVRALAGRLATHHRLQISDEMIELSVALSQRYVTERHLPDKAIDVLDEAAALVSTRRPAKPTKQQQLARRIKQLVGKLDAAVEAEQYQRAAELKVRIKQLEQQAEQLPADNPALPGLTEDDVRRAVAAMAGVPAEKVTVNERKDLVALEQRLGRSVLGQEKAVATLARTIRRARAGLSRRSGPLGSFIFLGPTGVGKTELARVLAREVFGGDNSLIKIDMSEFSERHTASQLIGAPAGYVGYDDGGKLTDKVRRQPYSVVLFDEIEKAHPDVLNLLLQILEDGKLSDSRGRSVSFQQTIVILTSNVGAEAMVRDGELGFGSHGGDTSRADDVNERNARAARRELEELLRPELIGRFDAVVHFKSLTRPVVGKIFDNLVSELKEAVQAQQMTLVITPSAKRCIIDNGFDEQRGARVLRQTIQTMLADPLSDVLLSDQARPGVVLVATTKNREVVINVTAA, encoded by the coding sequence ATGCCGGAAGATTTTTCCGAGTTGGAATCTCGGCTGACTGATACCGCTAGGGCCAGTTTAGAGCGCGCCGGGCTGCTGGCGCATAATAGCGGCAGTCCGTATGTCGGCACTGAGCATGTGCTACTCGGCGTACTGGCGCAAAACTCATCGCTGGGCGCAAAGATTTTGGCGGAGAATGGCGTAACCTTGGATCGGGCGGAGCTAGCGCTGGGCTTAACGGCGCAGTCGTTCGTGGTGGTGGTTGTTCACAAAGGGATGAACGCCGAGGTGCTGGAGACGATACGGACGGCTTGGCAGCTAGCGACGGAGTTTGGACAGGAGCGCATCGGTACTGAGCACATCGTCTATAGCATGCTGCTGCAGCACAAGGCTCGGGCGACGAAGTTGCTCAGCGATATGAATGTAGATCTGGAGGAGCTGCGCGGTACATTGGAGGACGTATTTGATCGGCAGCAGCTGGAGGCGATGCAGGATGAGTCGAAGGAAGGTACGGCGCCGCATACTCGTCGGTCGGCCGATCTCAAGCTGCTTGACCAGTACGGAGTTGACATGACCGAGCGCGCGCGGAGCGGACTGCTCGATCCGGTGGTTGGTCGGGAAGCCGAGACGGAGCGGCTGATCACGGTGCTCGGGCGGCGCGGTAAAAACAATCCAGCGCTGATCGGCGAGCCGGGTGTCGGTAAAACTGCAGTGGTCGAGGGCCTGGCGCAGCGCATTGCGGCGGGGACGGTGCCAGAGTTTTTAGTCGGCAAGCGGCTGATTCAGCTCGATCTGACGGCCATGGTCGCCGGTACAAAGTTTCGTGGTCAGTTTGAGGAGCGCTTACAAAAAGTTGTGGCCGCAGCGCGTAATCATCAGGAGATCATGTTGTTCATTGATGAGCTGCATCTACTGGTCGGCGCTGGCTCGGCCGAGGGGTCGATGGATGCGGCGAACGTCCTAAAGCCAGCGTTGGCGCGCGGCGAAGTGCGAGTGATCGGCGCGACGACGTTTGACGAGTACCGCAAGCACATCGAAAAAGATGCGGCCCTCAGTCGGCGGTTTCAGGCGGTGACGGTGGCGGAGCCGGATGAGCAGGCGGCAGTAGCCATGGTGCGGGCGCTAGCGGGCCGGTTGGCGACGCATCATCGACTGCAGATTTCTGATGAGATGATTGAGCTGAGTGTGGCCCTCAGCCAGCGCTACGTGACGGAGCGTCATTTGCCGGACAAGGCGATTGACGTACTTGATGAGGCGGCGGCACTGGTTAGTACGCGGCGGCCAGCCAAGCCAACCAAACAGCAACAGCTGGCGCGGCGGATCAAACAACTAGTGGGCAAGCTCGATGCGGCGGTCGAAGCTGAGCAATATCAGCGTGCAGCTGAACTAAAGGTTCGCATCAAACAACTGGAGCAGCAGGCCGAGCAGCTGCCGGCTGACAATCCAGCATTACCGGGACTGACCGAGGATGACGTGCGGCGAGCGGTGGCGGCGATGGCTGGCGTGCCAGCGGAAAAAGTGACGGTGAATGAGCGTAAAGATCTGGTGGCGCTGGAGCAGCGGCTGGGCCGGTCGGTGCTTGGTCAAGAGAAGGCCGTGGCGACCTTGGCGCGAACCATTCGCCGGGCGCGAGCTGGGCTGAGTCGGCGGTCGGGGCCACTTGGGTCGTTCATTTTCCTCGGGCCGACTGGTGTGGGCAAGACGGAGCTGGCTCGCGTACTGGCACGGGAAGTGTTTGGCGGCGACAATAGTTTGATCAAGATCGACATGAGTGAGTTTTCGGAGCGGCATACGGCCAGTCAGCTGATTGGCGCGCCGGCTGGTTATGTCGGCTATGATGATGGCGGCAAGTTGACCGACAAGGTTCGCCGGCAGCCGTACAGCGTGGTGTTGTTTGACGAGATCGAAAAGGCGCATCCGGATGTACTGAACTTGCTACTGCAAATTTTAGAAGACGGCAAGCTCAGCGATTCGCGCGGTCGGTCGGTGAGTTTTCAACAGACCATCGTGATCTTGACCAGCAATGTTGGCGCCGAGGCGATGGTGCGCGACGGTGAGCTGGGCTTTGGCTCGCATGGAGGCGATACTTCACGGGCGGACGATGTGAATGAGCGCAATGCTCGGGCGGCGCGTCGTGAGCTGGAAGAGCTACTGCGGCCGGAGCTCATTGGGCGGTTTGATGCGGTGGTACATTTCAAGAGTTTGACTCGGCCGGTGGTGGGTAAGATTTTTGATAATCTCGTGAGTGAGCTTAAAGAAGCAGTGCAGGCGCAGCAGATGACGCTGGTGATTACGCCAAGCGCTAAACGTTGTATCATAGACAACGGTTTCGATGAGCAGCGTGGTGCGCGGGTGCTCAGGCAGACGATTCAGACAATGTTGGCTGATCCGCTCAGTGACGTTTTGTTGTCTGATCAAGCGCGTCCTGGTGTGGTCTTGGTAGCGACTACAAAAAATCGTGAGGTAGTGATCAATGTTACGGCTGCGTAA
- the nusA gene encoding transcription termination/antitermination protein NusA produces the protein MEDLNIKQLTLAVRTIAEEKNLPEETVLEVIEQAIAAAWRRDNGTREQLVRASLNINSGTAVVSVVKTVVEEVENDVNQMSLDEAKAVDPAAELGSEVTVETHNVTTFGRVAAQTAKQVILQRLREAEREVVLAEFEDKIGTVVTGTIQRVEPRVVRIELGKAVGIMPQSEQIPGEYYGVGRRVKVYIKDIEREGRGPQLILSRGNEEFVRFLFSQEVPEMETGAVEIKAIAREAGRRTKLAVASALPGVDPVGTFVGGHGTRVQAVMNEIGEQEKIDIIPFEEDTAGFIANAMSPAEVLSVTVNEDEKRATVYVSEDQQSVAIGRAGQNVRLASRLTGYELDIEAKATAKPETKPRKNIEDSLMSVVEEVAE, from the coding sequence ATGGAAGATTTGAATATCAAGCAATTGACGTTGGCTGTGCGGACGATTGCCGAGGAAAAGAACCTGCCAGAGGAAACCGTTCTAGAGGTAATCGAGCAGGCCATCGCGGCAGCGTGGCGTCGTGATAACGGTACGCGCGAGCAGTTGGTGCGTGCTAGCCTAAACATCAATAGCGGCACGGCTGTGGTGTCAGTCGTTAAAACGGTGGTTGAAGAAGTTGAAAATGACGTCAATCAAATGAGCCTGGACGAAGCCAAGGCGGTTGACCCGGCAGCTGAGCTGGGTAGTGAAGTGACGGTCGAGACCCACAACGTGACGACGTTTGGCCGCGTGGCAGCCCAAACCGCCAAGCAGGTGATTTTGCAGCGGCTGCGCGAGGCGGAGCGCGAGGTAGTGCTGGCAGAATTTGAGGATAAAATCGGCACGGTGGTGACCGGTACGATTCAGCGGGTTGAGCCGCGCGTGGTGCGAATTGAGTTGGGCAAGGCCGTCGGCATCATGCCGCAGTCTGAGCAAATCCCTGGCGAATACTACGGTGTTGGCCGCCGCGTCAAAGTGTACATCAAGGACATCGAGCGCGAAGGTCGCGGTCCGCAGTTGATCTTGAGCCGCGGCAATGAAGAATTTGTGCGGTTCTTGTTCAGCCAGGAAGTACCAGAGATGGAAACGGGCGCCGTGGAGATCAAAGCGATTGCCCGCGAGGCTGGTCGCCGCACCAAATTGGCGGTGGCATCAGCACTGCCGGGTGTTGACCCAGTCGGTACGTTTGTCGGTGGTCACGGTACACGTGTTCAGGCGGTGATGAACGAAATTGGCGAGCAGGAAAAAATTGACATCATTCCGTTCGAGGAGGATACAGCTGGTTTTATCGCGAATGCCATGAGCCCAGCAGAAGTACTGAGCGTGACGGTTAATGAAGATGAAAAGCGAGCAACCGTCTATGTCAGCGAGGATCAGCAATCAGTGGCTATCGGCCGGGCTGGGCAGAATGTTCGCTTGGCAAGTCGGCTGACTGGCTATGAACTAGACATCGAGGCAAAGGCGACTGCTAAGCCTGAAACAAAACCTCGTAAGAACATTGAGGATAGTTTGATGAGCGTAGTTGAGGAGGTGGCGGAATAG
- the gap gene encoding type I glyceraldehyde-3-phosphate dehydrogenase has protein sequence MAITKIAINGFGRIGRSAFKIARERSDLEIVAINDLTDTKTLAYLLKHDSNYGEYGRQVDVTEDELIVDGKPVKVLAEKDPTNLPWGEMNVDVVIESTGLFTDKDGASKHLTAGAKRVVISGPTKSDGVDTIVLGTNDSKIKGATPIISNASCTTNSLGAVMAVLDAEFGVEKSMLTTVHSYTASQRLQDAPAKDLREGRNAAENIVPTTTGAAIAVTKTLPQLTGKFDGLSVRVPTPVVSLSDVTALLRRDVTVEQVNEVFKKAAADSFYQGILGVSEEPLVSRDFIGNSHSGIVDLPLTKVVGGNMVKIMVWYDNEWGYSNRLVELVADVGHYLQQPAMS, from the coding sequence ATGGCGATAACGAAAATAGCGATTAATGGTTTCGGGCGGATCGGGCGCAGTGCCTTTAAGATTGCTCGGGAGCGCAGCGATTTGGAAATTGTGGCGATTAATGATTTGACGGATACTAAGACGCTAGCGTACCTACTCAAGCATGACAGTAATTATGGTGAGTACGGTCGGCAGGTTGATGTTACAGAGGATGAACTCATCGTCGACGGAAAACCTGTCAAAGTGCTGGCGGAAAAAGATCCAACGAACTTGCCATGGGGCGAGATGAATGTTGACGTGGTGATCGAATCGACCGGATTGTTTACTGATAAAGATGGCGCGAGCAAACACTTGACTGCCGGCGCTAAACGTGTGGTCATCAGCGGGCCGACCAAATCCGACGGCGTTGATACCATTGTGCTCGGCACGAATGACAGCAAGATCAAGGGCGCGACGCCGATCATCTCTAATGCCAGCTGTACGACTAATAGCTTGGGTGCGGTGATGGCTGTCCTAGACGCAGAATTTGGCGTGGAAAAGTCAATGCTGACGACGGTGCATAGCTACACCGCCAGCCAGCGCCTGCAGGACGCGCCTGCCAAGGACCTTCGCGAGGGTCGCAACGCGGCCGAGAACATCGTGCCGACAACGACCGGCGCGGCCATCGCCGTGACGAAAACCCTGCCGCAGCTAACTGGCAAGTTCGACGGCCTCAGTGTGCGCGTGCCGACACCGGTGGTGTCGCTCAGTGACGTGACGGCCTTGCTGCGGCGCGACGTGACGGTCGAGCAGGTAAATGAGGTGTTCAAGAAAGCTGCCGCTGATAGTTTCTATCAAGGGATCTTGGGTGTCAGTGAAGAGCCGCTGGTCAGCCGCGACTTTATCGGTAATTCACATTCTGGCATCGTTGACCTGCCGCTGACCAAGGTCGTTGGTGGCAATATGGTGAAAATCATGGTCTGGTACGATAATGAGTGGGGGTACTCCAACCGCCTGGTCGAGCTGGTGGCGGACGTTGGTCACTACCTTCAGCAGCCAGCGATGTCATAA
- a CDS encoding bifunctional (p)ppGpp synthetase/guanosine-3',5'-bis(diphosphate) 3'-pyrophosphohydrolase, with product MTCEELLHLATPQYDEVPVLVLDSAIDYATKKHAGQKRKSGEPYITHPLAVAGILVEWGMDIDTVIAGVLHDTVEDTDATLDELESLFGRDIAFLVDGVTKVSQARAGMRSLDSYLPHTKDNLAKLMIAVGEDIRVIIIKLADRLHNMRTLQHMPRDKQKKIARETIEVFAPLADRLNMGRVRVQLEELSFRFLMPKDFQRTKSLMDSRLKKSQRKLAKVRRDVTARLQNESLQFEMDGRVKSVYSLFKKLDRVGDIDKIYDLIALRIIVDDLATGYLVLGVLHEMYQPFYERIKDYVANPKPNGYQSLHTTVQTPTGQIVEFQIRTQDMHEYAERGLAASFHYNEQKMSDAYRQGRIAALPTDLAWIRDLQETAARAREGKAFNSEKFRMKLFEDRIFVYSPKGDIYDLPRGAFPLDYAYRIHSDIAAHASGFKVNGVMKPFTYELQHGDVVEVLTSKSAKPKPAWRDMVITPHAKTKLRMQLSKSGGVLAHLTGLTDGVSSLFRR from the coding sequence ATGACGTGCGAGGAACTACTACACCTAGCAACGCCGCAGTACGATGAAGTGCCGGTACTGGTGTTAGATAGCGCCATTGACTACGCTACCAAAAAACACGCTGGGCAAAAACGCAAAAGCGGCGAACCGTACATCACGCACCCGCTGGCAGTGGCTGGGATTTTAGTGGAATGGGGCATGGATATCGACACGGTGATCGCTGGCGTGCTGCATGACACAGTCGAGGATACCGATGCGACGTTGGATGAGCTGGAAAGTTTGTTTGGCCGCGACATTGCCTTTCTGGTTGATGGCGTGACCAAAGTTTCGCAGGCACGCGCTGGTATGCGCAGCCTTGATAGCTATTTGCCGCACACCAAGGACAACCTCGCCAAACTGATGATCGCGGTCGGCGAGGACATCCGAGTGATTATTATCAAGCTGGCGGATCGACTACATAATATGCGCACGCTCCAGCATATGCCGCGCGACAAGCAGAAGAAAATCGCCCGCGAAACGATCGAGGTGTTTGCGCCCCTGGCGGATCGACTGAATATGGGGCGCGTCCGCGTACAATTAGAAGAGCTTAGTTTCCGATTCTTGATGCCCAAGGATTTTCAGCGCACTAAGAGCCTGATGGATAGCCGCCTAAAGAAAAGCCAGCGCAAACTCGCCAAAGTCCGCCGCGACGTTACGGCGCGCCTCCAGAATGAGAGTCTGCAATTTGAGATGGACGGCCGGGTGAAAAGCGTATATAGCCTGTTCAAGAAGCTCGACCGCGTTGGTGATATTGATAAGATTTACGACCTGATCGCCCTGCGGATCATCGTTGATGATTTAGCGACCGGCTACCTGGTGCTGGGCGTGCTGCACGAAATGTACCAGCCATTTTACGAGCGCATCAAAGATTACGTTGCCAACCCTAAGCCAAACGGCTACCAAAGTCTGCACACAACAGTGCAAACGCCGACCGGACAAATTGTCGAATTCCAAATTCGTACCCAAGACATGCATGAATACGCCGAGCGTGGTTTGGCAGCCAGCTTTCATTATAACGAACAAAAGATGTCCGATGCCTACCGCCAGGGGCGAATCGCCGCGCTGCCGACGGATTTGGCATGGATTCGTGACCTGCAGGAAACGGCGGCCCGGGCCCGCGAGGGCAAGGCCTTTAATTCAGAAAAATTCCGCATGAAGCTGTTTGAGGATCGAATCTTCGTCTATTCGCCCAAAGGTGATATTTATGATCTGCCCCGCGGCGCCTTCCCGCTGGATTATGCCTACCGCATTCACTCCGACATCGCAGCGCACGCCAGCGGTTTTAAGGTCAATGGCGTTATGAAGCCGTTCACTTATGAATTACAACACGGCGACGTCGTCGAAGTCTTAACCAGCAAATCCGCCAAACCCAAACCAGCCTGGCGTGACATGGTCATCACGCCGCATGCCAAAACTAAGTTGCGCATGCAGCTGTCAAAAAGCGGCGGCGTGCTAGCACATCTAACCGGCTTAACTGACGGCGTTTCGTCGCTGTTTCGACGGTAA
- a CDS encoding inorganic diphosphatase has protein sequence MADFNQVLTPGNYQDGEVTVVVEIPAGSNHKIEWDRNVGVMRLDRVDPAIFAKPTNYGFIPQTLDEDGDELDVLLVTDTPLTTGLVVEARILGVMKFVDDDEVDDKIIAVPSDDRHNGNAIQSLEDLPAQLIKQIEFHFNHYKDLKKPGSTIVKEFAGVDTAKQVVAAAIERWNEQA, from the coding sequence ATGGCAGACTTTAACCAAGTATTAACCCCGGGAAACTATCAGGACGGCGAAGTTACCGTTGTCGTGGAGATTCCGGCTGGGTCAAATCATAAAATTGAATGGGATCGGAACGTCGGTGTTATGCGGCTGGACCGGGTTGATCCAGCGATTTTTGCCAAGCCAACTAATTATGGTTTCATCCCGCAGACATTGGATGAAGACGGCGATGAGCTGGATGTACTGTTGGTGACTGACACGCCGCTGACGACTGGGTTGGTGGTCGAGGCGCGAATCCTTGGCGTGATGAAGTTTGTCGATGACGATGAGGTCGATGATAAAATTATCGCGGTGCCGAGCGACGATCGCCACAATGGTAACGCCATTCAGTCGCTGGAGGATCTGCCGGCGCAGCTGATTAAGCAAATTGAATTCCATTTTAATCACTACAAGGATCTGAAAAAGCCAGGCTCGACCATTGTCAAAGAATTTGCCGGCGTTGATACTGCCAAGCAGGTTGTGGCGGCGGCGATTGAGCGCTGGAACGAGCAGGCGTAA
- a CDS encoding thioredoxin reductase has product MSKEVIIVGAGPSALTAAIYLSREDVPTTLYERGVVGGMAAITDQIDNYPGFAEGVTGMKLASELQQQAERFGAEIEYGDVTALKQVDGELELTVDSQPVRAKAVLLATGSNHRKLGVPGEDELYGRGVHYCATCDGAFYRDKCLIVVGGGNSAVQEAIFLTRYASHVDLLVRSKLRASDVLQRELQKYVDAGKITVHLGATTDEIIVKDDKFYGVTSTQDGEQKEFTADGLFVFIGLIPNTQFLKESDVELDLGGHIITDEHLHTNIPGVFASGDVRSGATMQIASAVGEGAVAALQIREYLQEKAREE; this is encoded by the coding sequence ATGTCTAAGGAGGTTATCATTGTCGGCGCTGGCCCAAGTGCGCTGACGGCCGCAATTTACCTATCGCGCGAAGACGTGCCGACAACACTATACGAACGCGGCGTGGTTGGCGGTATGGCGGCCATCACTGATCAAATCGATAATTATCCAGGGTTTGCCGAGGGTGTGACCGGTATGAAATTGGCGTCCGAGCTGCAGCAGCAGGCTGAGCGATTCGGTGCGGAGATCGAGTACGGCGACGTGACGGCCCTGAAGCAAGTTGACGGCGAATTGGAATTGACGGTCGATAGTCAGCCGGTGCGCGCCAAAGCGGTGCTGCTGGCGACCGGCTCAAATCACCGCAAGCTGGGCGTGCCGGGTGAAGATGAATTGTACGGCCGCGGCGTACACTACTGTGCGACGTGCGACGGTGCATTTTACCGCGACAAGTGCTTGATCGTCGTTGGCGGCGGCAACTCGGCGGTGCAGGAAGCGATATTTTTGACTCGTTACGCCAGCCACGTTGACCTATTGGTGCGCAGTAAATTACGCGCCAGCGATGTCTTGCAGAGGGAGCTGCAAAAATATGTTGATGCAGGCAAAATAACCGTCCACCTTGGCGCGACAACCGATGAAATTATTGTGAAGGACGACAAATTCTACGGCGTCACATCAACCCAAGACGGCGAGCAAAAAGAATTTACTGCAGATGGATTGTTCGTCTTTATCGGCCTCATTCCGAACACGCAGTTCTTGAAGGAGTCAGATGTTGAGCTGGACCTCGGAGGACACATCATCACCGACGAACATTTGCATACCAACATTCCTGGCGTCTTTGCTTCGGGTGACGTGCGTTCGGGTGCAACTATGCAAATTGCTTCAGCGGTCGGCGAGGGTGCGGTTGCAGCCCTGCAAATTCGTGAATATTTACAAGAAAAAGCCAGAGAGGAGTAG
- a CDS encoding ABC transporter ATP-binding protein, whose amino-acid sequence MKPLIHMLRYARGMGRYYVGVSISSVVVALTGIAVPFVISRATNLMVEVVEGGAVGIEQAIFLALVLLALDVTNTMVRNLGGYWGDVMATRLKQQLSTRYYHHLLSLPQSYFDGELTGTIINRLNRAITETTNFLNMFANNFFQMLLTTGITIGIVLVYSLELAVMVVIMYPLFMWLTALTSKKWQAFQNRKNHETDMASGRFAEVIAQIKVVKSYVRESFEYRHFAKRYRKTIAITRKQSRYWHSMDIVRGVVLSVIFFMIFAYIFVQTTERRFSIGDMVLLITLINNLRMPLFNMSFIVDNFQKALAGSRDFVGVMTLRPAIEDAHHAPELVVSRGAVEFRKVSFRYASAMQKPVLTDISFTLRPGEHVALVSESGGGKTTLTNLLMRLYQPDSGEIMIDDVAIDVVQQKSLRRHIATVFQEPALFSGTIRENIAYGADEPTDEQVIAAAKAANAHDFISELDKGYDTQIGERGLKLSGGQKQRIAIARAVLKDAPILILDEATSNLDSKSEHLVQQALERLMKGRTTLIIAHRLSTIATVDRIVTLKHGRVDEIGTPKQLAKSGGIYANLLKLQRTAGVGIDDELARYDIAAERKH is encoded by the coding sequence ATGAAGCCGCTAATCCACATGCTCCGGTATGCGCGCGGTATGGGCAGATACTACGTCGGGGTTAGTATCAGCTCGGTTGTCGTGGCACTGACCGGCATCGCGGTGCCGTTCGTGATTTCGCGGGCGACCAACTTGATGGTTGAAGTGGTTGAGGGCGGCGCGGTAGGAATTGAGCAGGCGATTTTTTTGGCGCTGGTGCTGCTGGCGCTTGACGTGACGAATACGATGGTGCGAAACCTTGGTGGTTACTGGGGTGATGTGATGGCCACGCGGCTCAAGCAGCAGCTGTCGACGCGGTACTATCATCACTTGCTTAGCTTGCCGCAAAGTTATTTTGATGGCGAGCTGACTGGGACGATTATCAATCGCCTCAACCGCGCGATTACCGAAACGACGAATTTCCTGAACATGTTTGCCAATAACTTTTTCCAGATGCTGCTCACGACAGGTATCACCATCGGCATCGTTCTGGTATACAGCCTGGAGTTGGCGGTAATGGTGGTCATTATGTATCCGCTATTTATGTGGCTGACGGCGCTGACGAGTAAGAAATGGCAGGCCTTTCAGAACCGTAAAAATCACGAGACAGATATGGCCAGCGGCCGGTTCGCCGAGGTCATTGCTCAGATTAAAGTCGTCAAAAGCTATGTTCGTGAGTCGTTCGAATATCGTCATTTTGCCAAGCGTTACCGCAAAACAATTGCCATTACGCGCAAGCAGTCTCGCTACTGGCACAGCATGGACATCGTGCGCGGCGTGGTGTTATCGGTCATTTTCTTCATGATTTTTGCCTACATTTTTGTGCAGACGACCGAGCGGCGCTTTTCGATCGGCGATATGGTGCTATTGATCACGCTGATTAATAATTTGCGGATGCCGCTATTTAATATGAGTTTCATCGTTGATAATTTCCAGAAAGCTCTGGCCGGGAGTCGGGATTTCGTTGGTGTGATGACACTGCGCCCGGCGATTGAAGATGCTCATCACGCGCCGGAATTAGTCGTGAGCCGCGGAGCGGTCGAGTTTCGCAAGGTCTCGTTTCGCTACGCCTCTGCCATGCAAAAACCAGTGTTGACCGACATCTCGTTTACGCTTCGTCCCGGTGAGCATGTCGCTCTCGTCAGCGAGTCAGGCGGCGGCAAGACCACTTTAACGAACTTGCTGATGCGCCTGTATCAGCCAGACAGTGGTGAGATTATGATTGATGATGTGGCAATTGATGTGGTGCAGCAAAAGAGCTTGCGTCGCCACATTGCCACGGTGTTTCAGGAGCCAGCGCTCTTTTCCGGCACAATTCGTGAAAATATCGCCTATGGCGCCGACGAGCCGACGGATGAGCAAGTGATTGCCGCCGCCAAGGCCGCCAACGCGCACGACTTCATCAGTGAGCTTGACAAAGGGTACGACACGCAAATTGGCGAGCGTGGCCTCAAGCTGTCCGGCGGTCAAAAGCAGCGCATTGCCATCGCGCGGGCGGTACTCAAGGATGCGCCAATTCTCATTCTCGACGAGGCAACAAGCAATCTCGACAGCAAGAGCGAGCATCTAGTGCAGCAGGCGCTGGAGCGGCTGATGAAGGGGCGAACGACGCTGATTATCGCTCACCGGCTGAGTACCATCGCTACGGTGGATCGGATCGTGACGCTAAAACATGGCCGGGTCGACGAGATTGGTACGCCGAAACAGTTGGCAAAATCGGGCGGTATTTATGCTAATTTGCTCAAGCTACAGCGGACAGCTGGCGTGGGGATTGATGATGAGCTGGCACGTTATGACATTGCGGCCGAGAGGAAACATTGA